The nucleotide sequence CACATATTGCTTACAATTTTTGTGTACCACATATTGTCAAGTCCGTGACACAAATATCTCATGTACTCACACATTTTTTGACGGACATGAGTATAAATTGacttactatctgacggatggtatttatccaaaatggtaTACTTTTATCTAATTTATTCCACTGCCACAAACTCCAAAAGCCTCTTTATTTGCAAGacaacaagaagctgtgcgtaaagatgtagagagtgcttttggagttttgcaaGCTCAATTTGCCATAGTCAAAAATCCGGTTCTTATTTGGGATAAGGTAAAAATtgggaaaataatgagagcgtgtatcatactgcacaatatgatagtagaggACGAACGAGATGGGTATACTCTGTTTGATGAAACTGAATTCGCACAAATGGAGTCAAGTAGAGCTTCAGAAGTTGACTACATGCTTCCAACACCCAGGCCTTCATGTGTCACTACTATGCTCAAGAATCGAAAGGATGTTCGTGatcgagaaaaaaataaatgcttgcaagatgatttggttgagaatatttgggcaaaatttagagcaaatcaatattaaaatttagggatgggcatttcggtttaagttcgggttcgattcggtttggtttattcggttttagTAAAACTCTAGCCAAACTCAACCGAAAttagtttagtttggtttgtctTTGGGTCGGTTTacgtttggtttggttcagtttagtttggttttagtttggttcggttttaattcggtttaaaaatcagttaatgtaacaaaataaatttgattatggttttaGAATAGTTaagtaatcaaataaattagaaaaaatagaaaattaaattaatacctaatattaaatataataaaatctatatttatatttagtaaattttattagaaaatttaaaataaagtaatatagAAACCAAATGCAAGTGGTAATAGATAAAAtcacatattataattttaataatattattaattaatttaagaaacatATTGGGttattggtttggttcggttttaaaCCGAACTATTTGGGTTGAGAAAAAACATAACCGAATGGTTGGATTGTAGGATTGAGTTTGGTTTGGGTCAGTTTGAGTTCGGttggtttgggtcggtttggtttaaatgcccacccctattaaaattaatcattctctccattTATGTATTGTACTTctgttgtaatatgtattaatgtttttattatgttttgtatgtttgaaaattaattaaaatgcaatattttctaattttataaaattttaaatgtttacacatttataccacttctattctatttaaaatttttaaatttaaaaaacaatattttcaaaaataagatacCGAAAATAAGAATCTACCAAtggaagagaaaattttatttaagagatcatgggtccttatattcaaaacaatacacaattaattcataaaaaatttaagaacctCCATTATAACAGCCTCCCAATAATTATGCTCTTAGGCCATCTTTATAGGCATAACTTGGTGGGTGTTCCTCGGCttattttatttggaaaaaaatagaaattggGCTTAGATCAGAAAAACTGATCTTATTTGAGAACTGTTATTTGTTATGTTCTTGTGTGACGTGTTCAAATTTAACTGGAAACAAAATTTTGGTCGTCGAGAGATTAAtcttgtttcatcttcttcggGTTATTTTGTTCTCTCCCAAACGGCGAAACGGGCgatttcaatttcttctctttgatattATGCCGATCTCATCTCCTCTGTCTCCTCGTCTAAGCCCACTGTCTCCGCCAAAAAGTCATCACTTGCTCTCTTGATTCGAGTTCCCTCTTTCATGGGTTTTGCTTTCAGTTCTGTTTATTAAAGTCTTTGCAATCAAGATCGTTGTCTCTCCCCCAAAAGGTGTTGTCTTTGTTTGCTATTTGGAGGAACAACTAGGGTTCTTCTACAGTGTATGAATTTGGATTCTTGAGCTTGTACCTTCTGCTTAATCGGGTTCAATCTTCTCTCTTGATTGAGTTTGAATTTGAcatcaaagttttgatttttattgctttgtgtgtgtgttcagGGATGGTGAAATTGAGTCTCGTTGAGCCGTTGaagttgttgtctttgttatgGATGATGAATTAGGGATTTAGATTCTGagctgttgttgtttgttgttgatactTCTTCTCTATCATGGGTTGTATAATCTCTAAGAGGAAGTCTCCAAAGAAGAATCCACCATGGAAAGAACCATTAGAGAAACGTTCTTCGAGGATCACTTCATCTAGGATTGATGATTCTAGCCAGACTAAAGAGGAACAAGATCGGTTGAATAAAGTTATGTTGATTGAATCTGACAAGTTTAGTTCAAGTAGGTTTTCTGAGAAACAACATCTGGAGATTTCTGAGATTGGTGATACTGATgcagatgaagatgatgttcatCCTCCTACTGAGGAATTGAAGAGAGAGCCTAGTGTTTTGATTCGTCCCTGTGTTGAAACCGTTTCAAAGGAGGCTGAATTGGCTGCAGGATGGCCAGCTTGGTTAGTCTCAGTTGCTGGTGAGGCACTTGTGAATTGGACTCCACGACGTGCAAGTACCTTTGAGAAACTGGAGAAAGTAAGTAagctgttgtttctttttttttgtcttttcgaTCTGTTCTGTTTTGATGAAATGAACTTGTTTCATGAATGTCTTGCTTCAATGCTTCTTGTGTGGATGCAGATTGGACAAGGTACATATAGCAGTGTATACAAGGCTCGTGATCTTCTTAATAACAAGATTGTTGCGCTTAAAAGAGTTCGGTTTGATCTTAGCGATTTAGAGAGTGTTAAGTTTATGGCCAGAGAGATCATTGTTATGCGAAGGCTTGATCATGATCTCGTCGGACTTGCTTCCATACCCGGTATCAAGTTTTCAGAGCCTCAGGTTACTACTCCTTTACTATGCTTTGCGTACTCTTATTCTCAGTATATCAACTTTTGTAGACGTCAAAACAAACTTGGTTCTTCTGCTGCCTACGTCAAATGTTATATGCAACAACttctaaaaaattaaatcttatgatcttaaacatgttctctctataactaactttttagcaaaagttcttaacaactgatcttagattattttcctaatatgtttaatctaagaacacaaaaaaaaagttatcccTTTAAAGATGCCTTAGGGGTCATCTAACCTATCACTAGGGGTCTCTCTTAAATTACTAATATAAACCAATATACAGTAGTTAGATAATCACCGTCATGGGTTGTTAGGTGCACGGGGTCCCCATCAAATAATTCGCTTTTAAGTGTTGTTGCGACCTTGATTAATCTCAACTTATACTTGAGAAACGAGTCAACTCGAGACTTTTCCTAAATGAGGTTGCTTCTATTAATATAGAATTGTCAAAATGCAATTTGAAACAAGTTAATTTGGCAAACTACCACTTTTGGTtgtcatttaattttgtttggtttgggaAAAGGTGCTCGATCACTAGGTAGACAGAAGCACCAACTCATGTGTTTAAATGCTACCCACGAGCCACTTACGACAAGCACCACCAATTAATATACATTCACGGATATAAAGAATCAATAAAGAAgaacccaaaaccaaaagattTATCAACATACTACAAAACTTGGTGAATGTATATTAATCATCTATGTCTGTTTCGGTTTTTGTAGATCAATATTGTATTTGCTAAATGAAAACCTTGCAACGACGAGTATAAGTTTTAGTTTATCTTTAAAGTTTTacttagaaaatttattatttttagttttatatagtTAATTTGTAAGTTTTGGATATAAAAAGTAGAATTATAAAAACTGGTGGAAGTTTTGACAACCcgtagacttttttttttttttcgtcaaccCGTAGACTTCTTTAGTTTTTCTTAAGGAAAAGTCTagaggagaaagaaaacaaatcgaTCGATGGAGCCATCAGCCACAGATAATTACAAGAAAGAATTAAATCTCCGCATTTATTTCTTAACGACGACAGAATTGTCATCGTACTGATAGTTTTTGAGGTGTCTTTTCTTGTGGCTAACGTAGATTTGAGACTTGGTCCGTTCCAGCCTAATACGAATTAGCTACGTAACgttttactgtttctagagCTTTTGTGTCCCATTTATAACACGtgatgattattaaaaaaaatattggtgtGTGTGTCTACTAACGTGTGATATTAGTTATACATAATAATCATGTTTTCTGCAAATTGTCTGATTTTGTTCGAtcagataatatttattttcatattcaccatatatatattttaatccaTTTCACGAATAGTTTTTTCTTACACAATCACATCGTTATGAATATTTTTTCGTATACTAGTATTAATACtctttatcaaaatatatcttaGAACGTTAATAACATCctcaaaaatttgaaatgtgtATATTAGCACGGGTCATTACTTAGTTCAgattaataatgtttttgtttgtaaattttttccttcaaatttgaaaattaattcgttaatattattttgatctaatattttctttgatagaagaaaaaactaaagtaaaaaaataatataagtcAAACACATactatcaaaaataatataaaaggatttaatatatttcttactTTATATAAAACTGTCTACATGAGGAGTTTTCTATAATAAATTGAGTGAGCGTGGGGTTTTTTGCCAATAACGAATTTGCATTAAAAATGTATTCAAGTTGTATGAGACGTTGGTAACTACAAAAAATGATAGtaacattttaacaaaaataaaaggaagaaaagcaaaaatgcctctttttctttccactttttaaaaatgcctTTGGGAAGGGTCCATTTTTAAGGGTACCATTTTTTCTGGTAAAAAAGACttttttacccttaatgaaggaAACCTAATTTTCTCTCCACTTCGCCGTGCTTCTCTCTTTCCTCAACCGACGATCTTCTCTCCTTCGTTCATCGGCGATTCTTCGCAGCgattctcgatccttcttcACGGCgattctcgatccttcttcATGGCgattctcgatccttcttcGCGGCGATTCTGCGCTTTCGTCTCTCGTACACGTAATTCCCGACATTGATTCTGGTTCTATCGCAGGCAGGttcattctttctttgtttctttctgggTTTATCAATTTGGACTATCGCTTTTTTAAATTTAGGGcttttagatttctttgatatcaatttggaatatgtaaactcttttaaatttggatttatattcttttaaaacagtttttaatAGCCCCTTCAGTTTCTTTGATATCGATCTAGATTCAGATCTGATGCATTCCAGATcgataattgtgtttgatatggatttgaaattagtaaagacttgtaaatttggatttttgttatctcttggATTTTAGAAAGTCCCTGTTAAACTATTTGATATCAATTTTTAGATCGGTCGTAGTTGAATTATGTTGATAAAGTGTGTTGATAAGATGACTTCAGATCGATAACGTGTgatgttgatttttaaaaacccttttaaaactcttgttaATCCGTTGAAAAGTCTAATTAAGTGTGTTTCTTTAACAGATGGCATCAAGTGATTTTGAACCCCTTGCACTACCAGAACCAACATATGGTATGGGTTTAGAACCAATTGTTGGAGCAAACATATGTCAACATTCGGACTTAAGCCTAGTTGCCAAAGTTAAACATGCATTAGGAAAAGCATCTTTCACGAAGCTTCAATCTTCCTTCCTTGGGCACATCATCGAACTTTCAGCCAGAGACATCAGATTTTCTGGGAAAATATTCCACTACTTGATGCTGAGAAGGCTGAAGACAAGAGGGAGAAACTTATGGTTTACAGTGGACATGCAACCTCTTCGGTTCTCCTTGAGAGAGTTCTTCCTTACAACAGGTAATTATAAAGTGTTTGCAAtagttttaaaacccttttaaaaaccctttttaaccccttttaaaaccttttaaaacccctttaaactttaaaattgttaaaagcccgttaaaacccttttaaaactcttttaaactcttttaaaacacttttaaaactcTATTGTAAAAGGGTTCTTCccgttttaaaagttttaaaagtttgaaaacctttttaaaaccttttaaactattgtaaaagggttttaaaagggttttaaaatctttttaaaaccttttaaaactattgtaaaagGGGTTTTCCcgttttagaagttttaaaacccttttaaaactcttttaaactcttttaaaacacttttaaaactcTATTGTAAAAGGGTTCTTCccgttttaaaagttttaaaacttttttataacCTTTTAAACTATTGTAAAAGGGGTTTTCCcgttttagaagttttaaaacccttttaaaactcttttaaactcttttaaaacacttttaaaactcTATTGTAAAAGGGTTCTTCccgttttaaaagttttaaaagttttaaaacttttttataaccttttaaactattgtaaaagggttttaaaagggttttaaaacctttttaaaaccttttaaaccttttaatacaaacaatttatattgtaaaagggtttatATTGTAAAGgggttttaaaagttttaaaagttttaaaacctttttaaaaccttttaaactattgtaaaagggttttaaaagggttttaaaacctttttaaaaccttttaaaactattgtaaaagGGGTTTTCCcgttttagaagttttaaaacccttttaaaactcttttaaaagggatttaaaagggttttagaaACAGTTTATAGTAGGCAAGTTTGAACAAACTAAcatcattgttttattaaacatagggATTCAATGCGAACCTATTCATAGAGAACCAAGGAATAACGGCAAAGATCCAATTAGTGAACCATATTCTTGGGCGGTGAGAGGAGATTACACTTTAACTCAACTTCAATATCGACTATTTAATGAACCGGAAGAGGGTGAAGAACCTTTGGATGACAAGGAAAAGGAATGCCTCGCTGCAGTGGTATTAACAGAAGGTATTTTGATGACACCATATTCATTAGAGAAGATACCTCTGTCTAGGCTTAAGCATGCATCGGATTTCGAGATGTATACAGCCCAACCATGGGGCAAGGAAGCGTATAACATTCTCGCCACATGCATTCAGAAATTCGATAAAGATTCTTGGTCAAAAGGTCAGTATAGTGTCAAGGGATTTCCCATGGCATTATATATATGGGCCTTGAGTGCTGTTCCAATTTTTGGTGATACATTTGCGAGAAGATGTAATTTTTCCAGAACATTTTATCCACTGATTCTCAACTGGCAATCAAGTCGATATACAAGGTTTGATGATATTGTTGAAGCTATTAAGAAAGCAACTTGtgtaagttttgaattctattaaaagtgtagttttgattattcattggttatctatatttgatgagttttgttttgatggattttgattatttttgtaggttGAAGTCAAAACAATAATTGGAGATCCACAAGAATATAAGCATTTGGTTGATAAAGATgacaatgattttgaagaagttatTGGCTTGGTTATGAAAGGCTATaggttgaagaaagaagaatggtcTTCTAGATTAGTTGATATTTACTATGCTTTGGGAGAGTTGGGTGACAAAATGGGGGAAAAATTGCCAGTCtttgagaaacaagagaaaatggagaaaaatttgTCAGATTCAGAAAAACTTGACATAATCCTCTTTATGTTAGATGACTTCAACAAAAGACTAGAAGCCATTGAAGAAGCTGTCAAAACCACATCAGGGGAAGATAAGGATAAAGGAGTAAGATTACAAGATCGCACCTTTTCGCATATATTGGACACTAAACTCTTTAAACTGaggtccttttttttcttttccctttgcagtctcacgaagatgaagatggacaGAATAGAAATGAAGAGGTTATAAATGAAGAGGTCAGtatctattttaaaagtttttctgtttaaaaagtgtttttaaCGGATTTACAGCATAACACTGATTAAAGGGCAACCATAGTGacttaaaccttttaaaacccttttgaaACAGAatgtaaaaccttaaaaatgatgttgttatatgttcttttgttttgtggcAGGCTGGCAAACAAAATGTTGATGGAGATATTGCTAGAGAAGATTTCGTAGAAAGCCAGTCTGCAGATAATAAAGTCTTTTTCTCCCATCATTGCAGATGCTTGGCGATGACTAACATTCCTTAAAGCAGAGTCACAGCTGTGCTGACTAATATACTTTCGAACAACAAAGCTATCTGATGCTTTAGCCTTAGTTGCACGTAGCCTCCAACTACATTTTTCATCAATACATTTAAGAACATACCTCTTGTTGTCTGacttaaaa is from Camelina sativa cultivar DH55 chromosome 20, Cs, whole genome shotgun sequence and encodes:
- the LOC104770571 gene encoding probable serine/threonine-protein kinase At1g09600, which produces MGCIISKRKSPKKNPPWKEPLEKRSSRITSSRIDDSSQTKEEQDRLNKVMLIESDKFSSSRFSEKQHLEISEIGDTDADEDDVHPPTEELKREPSVLIRPCVETVSKEAELAAGWPAWLVSVAGEALVNWTPRRASTFEKLEKIGQGTYSSVYKARDLLNNKIVALKRVRFDLSDLESVKFMAREIIVMRRLDHDLVGLASIPGIKFSEPQVTTPLLCFAYSYSQYINFCRRQNKLGSSAAYVKCYMQQLLKN
- the LOC104772444 gene encoding uncharacterized protein LOC104772444, which encodes MASSDFEPLALPEPTYGMGLEPIVGANICQHSDLSLVAKVKHALGKASFTKLQSSFLGHIIELSARDIRFSGKIFHYLMLRRLKTRGRNLWFTVDMQPLRFSLREFFLTTGIQCEPIHREPRNNGKDPISEPYSWAVRGDYTLTQLQYRLFNEPEEGEEPLDDKEKECLAAVVLTEGILMTPYSLEKIPLSRLKHASDFEMYTAQPWGKEAYNILATCIQKFDKDSWSKGQYSVKGFPMALYIWALSAVPIFGDTFARRCNFSRTFYPLILNWQSSRYTRFDDIVEAIKKATCVEVKTIIGDPQEYKHLVDKDDNDFEEVIGLVMKGYRLKKEEWSSRLVDIYYALGELGDKMGEKLPVFEKQEKMEKNLSDSEKLDIILFMLDDFNKRLEAIEEAVKTTSGEDKDKGSHEDEDGQNRNEEVINEEAGKQNVDGDIAREDFVESQSADNKVFFSHHCRCLAMTNIP